The following proteins come from a genomic window of Nicotiana tomentosiformis chromosome 12, ASM39032v3, whole genome shotgun sequence:
- the LOC138902654 gene encoding uncharacterized protein yields MDLPICYGCGLMGHIQRECRSSRQGMGRGRAQPSSSAAATSSAPPPARGTPAPVRRGTARGGAQGSGGPNRFYAMSDRLSAEASPDVVTSKLTVQSHDVYALIDPGSTLSYVTLYVAMEFGIEPKHLPEPFAVSTPVGESIVAAQVYRGCVVTVRGWDTVADHIELGIVDFDVIMGMY; encoded by the coding sequence atggacctacctatatgttaTGGGTGTGGATTGatgggtcatattcagagggagtgtcgttcatcccgccagggtaTGGGCAGGGGCAGAGCAcagccatccagttctgcagctgctacatcttcagcaccccctccagctcgaggcactccagcaccagTAAGGCGTggtacagctaggggtggtgcacagggttcaggaggacccaaccgtttctatgctatgagtgatCGCCTtagtgcagaggcttctccagatgttgtcacaagtaaattgactgtccaatctcatgatgtatatgctcttattgatcccggatccaccttgtcctatgttaccctttatgttgctatggaatttgggatagaaccgaaacaTCTTCCCGAGCCGTTcgctgtatctactccggttggtgagtctattgtcgCCGCAcaggtttataggggttgtgttgtcacggtgcgtggttgggacaccgtggccgatcatATTGAATTGGGGattgtcgattttgatgtaattatgggaatgtattag